A DNA window from Phragmites australis chromosome 11, lpPhrAust1.1, whole genome shotgun sequence contains the following coding sequences:
- the LOC133884960 gene encoding uncharacterized protein LOC133884960, whose product MEQLRQVGEALGGIHALMAFSDDLRINPRQCRLLADACALAFAAVAAEVRAHLRFDERMTKWKPLESPLRELHRAVRDAEGYVRHCLEPRDWWARAAAATHGAECVEQHLHNLLWCVAVVLEAVEVASEVTGSDPDELARRRLLFAKDYDRDMLEPRLFQQKLGGRYLATHELDARMDMAWKEDRWLLSQLLEERKSLASPEPLTRHEHRLADLLAAPRGKVHAASVLLQGDFHVRRRLVGNLKEVQWMGEAFAVKHFVGADADAVGSEVTLLTSVAHPNVAHCRYCFHDEDKREFFLVMDQLMTKDLGSYVKEVNSAKRRIPFPLIVAVDVMLQIARGMEYLHSKKIYHGELIPSNVLVKTRHADAHLHVKVAGFGQSKVTATSPRPSPRASANANANNANVNPCIWYAPEVLEQEGSGQPSAKCTEKADVYSFAMICFELLTGKIPFEDNHLQGEHMGKNILAGERPLFPFQSPKYLTSLTKRCWHADPAQRPAFASICRVLRYVKRFLVMNPADQGQPNAPAPTPPFDYLDIEANLLRRFPAWQGNAAPRVSDVPFQMYAYRVMEKEKTRAILQINRDKASDSSSDGNSLCGDDSGIGFGTMSPDADALSVSSRSTTRSLPDRTSSRKASPGKLDGKVTSRLAGKLPVHVAPSLHFHGPPQKSKSMGVVRPPQIARRTPRIKSDGHLNSAVVPPSRRRMSSGGHASDSEVA is encoded by the exons ATGGAGCAGCTGCGTCAGGTGGGCGAGGCCCTCGGCGGCATCCACGCGCTCATGGCCTTCAGCGACGACCTCCGCATCAACCCGCGCCAGTgccgcctcctcgccgacgCCTGCGCGCTCGCCTTcgctgccgtcgccgccgaggtcCGCGCCCACCTCCGCTTCGACGAGCGCATGACAAAGTGGAAGCCCCTCGAGAGCCCACTCCGCGAGCTCCACCGCGCCGTGCGCGACGCCGAGGGCTACGTCCGGCACTGCCTCGAGCCGCGGGACTGGTGggcgcgcgccgccgcggccacccACGGCGCCGAGTGCGTCGAGCAGCACCTGCACAACTTGCTCTGGTGCGTCGCCGTCGTGCTCGAGGCCGTTGAGGTTGCCTCAGAGGTCACGGGATCCGACCCAGACGAACTCGCACGGAGGCGGCTGCTGTTCGCCAAGGACTACGACAGGGATATGCTCGAGCCCAGACTCTTCCAGCAGAAGCTTGGCGGGAGGTACCTGGCCACGCATGAGCTCGACGCCAGGATGGACATGGCGTGGAAGGAGGACAGGTGGCTGCTGTCCCAGCTGCTCGAGGAAAGGAAGAGTCTGGCGTCGCCGGAGCCGTTGACGCGGCACGAGCACCGGCTCGCCGACCTCCTGGCGGCGCCTCGGGGGAAGGTGCACGCGGCGTCGGTGCTCCTGCAGGGCGACTTCCACGTGCGGAGGCGCCTCGTGGGGAACCTCAAGGAGGTGCAGTGGATGGGTGAGGCCTTCGCGGTGAAGCATTTCGTcggcgccgacgccgacgccgtggGCTCCGAGGTCACGCTGCTCACGTCCGTGGCGCACCCGAACGTCGCGCACTGCCGTTACTGCTTCCACGACGAGGACAAAAGGGAGTTCTTCCTCGTCATGGACCAGCTCATGACCAAGGACCTCGGCAGCTACGTCAAGGAGGTGAACAGCGCCAAGCGCCGGATACCGTTCCCGCTCATCGTCGCCGTCGACGTCATGCTCCAGATAGCACGCGGCATGGAATACCTGCACTCCAAGAAGATCTACCACGGGGAGCTAATCCCATCGAACGTGCTCGTCAAGACGCGGCACGCCGACGCGCACCTGCACGTCAAGGTCGCCGGGTTCGGCCAATCCAAAGTGACGGCGACCAGCCCCAGGCCCAGCCCGAGGGCATCggcaaatgcaaatgcaaataaCGCCAATGTCAACCCTTGCATCTGGTACGCGCCGGAGGTGCTCGAGCAGGAGGGCTCCGGGCAGCCTTCGGCCAAGTGCACGGAGAAGGCCGACGTTTACAGCTTCGCGATGATCTGCTTCGAGCTCCTGACCGGCAAGATCCCGTTCGAGGACAACCACCTTCAGGGCGAGCACATGGGCAAGAACATTCTCGCCGGCGAGAGGCCTCTGTTCCCGTTCCAGTCGCCCAAGTACCTCACCAGCCTCACCAAGCGGTGCTGGCACGCCGACCCGGCGCAGCGGCCAGCGTTCGCGTCCATCTGCCGCGTCCTCCGCTACGTCAAGCGGTTCCTTGTCATGAACCCGGCGGACCAGGGCCAGCCCAACGCGCCGGCACCGACGCCGCCGTTCGATTACCTCGACATCGAGGCGAACCTGCTGAGGAGGTTCCCGGCATGGCAGGGGAATGCGGCGCCGCGCGTCTCCGACGTGCCGTTCCAGATGTACGCGTACAGGGTCATGGAGAAGGAGAAGACAAGGGCGATCCTGCAGATCAACAGAGACAAGGCCTCGGACTCCAGCAGCGACGGCAACTCGCTGTGTGGAGACGACAGTGGCATTGGGTTCGGGACGATGTCGCCGGATGCCGACGCGCTGTCGGTATCGAGCCGAAGCACGACGCGGTCGCTGCCGGACCGGACCAGCAGCAGGAAGGCGTCGCCTGGGAAGCTGGATGGCAAGGTCACCTCCAGGCTAGCAGGCAAGCTTCCTGTCCATGTTGCTCCTTCACTCCATTTCCATG GGCCGCCGCAGAAGTCGAAGTCGATGGGCGTGGTGAGGCCGCCGCAAATCGCCAGGCGAACGCCGAGGATAAAGTCCGACGGCCATCTGAATTCTGCCGTGGTTCCTCCATCGCGGCGGCGCATGTCCAGCGGGGGGCATGCTTCAGACTCCGAAGTAGCCTAG